Within the Desulfovibrio oxyclinae DSM 11498 genome, the region CGCGGCCTGATCGGCCCCCGGAGAAGCACCGGCAGCCCAGCTCCCGGCGTCATGGAATGCCTGAACAATCAGCAACTCGTCGGCAAGCTCTGGATCGGCGCCCGGAATGTGGACCCAGACGTTTTCCCCTTGCTCGCGCGTCCAGCGTGCATCGGCGGTAAGCGTGCATTTCCCCAGATCACGGGGACCGCGTTGACGGAAATCCGCACCCAGAAGCGCCTCGGCCTGATCCTCCGGAAGCCAGAGGAAAGGCAGGTCCACCGGGGTAGGCTCGTACTTGATGGAAAAAAGGCTGCGGGCATTCTGGATATCCCTGCCCGGCCCCACGAAGATGATGGCCCGTGCCCCCAGCATGGCCGCATTGTTCCAGTTCTTGCCCGAGGCAAGCTCCATGACGACCACCGCGCCCTCGGCGTCGAGCCCGGTGAACTCCGAAAGCGTCCCCATGCCCGCATACAGCGCCGGTCCGGAATACCCCGGCGGCGGGATGGCACCCGGAGCTAGCGCGTTGGAAGTCAGCTGTTTCGGACGGTATACCGCCTCGGACCCTTCCAGCGAAATGGTCGCGCCGCCACGGTGTACCCGCCCCACACGAAACGTCTGCCTGCCGGATTTGGTGCCCGGAAGCTGAGAGGTAATATCCTCAAGCCGCTTCAGGACGATCGAAGCCGCCTCGCGCGCCCCTTCGCTGCCCGGCGTGCGATCCGGTATCGAAGACAGCTCCTCGATGACCGCATCTCCCTGCGGTCCGGCAAACGCCGGAACCGAGACGAGCAGGCACAGCAGGCTGAGAATCGCAAGAAGAGCGGCGCGGCGCATGCGTCAGCTCCCTTTTCCGGGCTGCTGGATGCCGCCCACGGAAATATCCAGTTCTTCACGGTTTTCCACGCGGTCCACCATGCCGTCGCGAATCCAGACCACCCGATCGGAAACATTGAGCATCTTGTAGTCGTGCGTGGCGGAAATAATGGTCACGCCGCGATCAGCCGAGAGCGACCGCAGAATCTCGATGGCCTCCTCGCCCGTGGTCAGGTCGAGGTTGCCGGTGGGCTCGTCCGCCAGAATGATGGAAGGATCGTTCGCCAGTGCACGGGCAATGGCCACGCGCTGCTGCTGCCCGCCCGAAAGCTCCAGCGGTTTGTGGTCGTGCCGCTTCTGCAACCCCACAAGCTCCAGCAGCTCCATGCCTTTGTCCCGCGCATCATCCTCGTTCATGCCCGCAAAGGTCATGGGCAAGGTGACGTTCTCCAACGCACTCATGACGGGAATCAGGTTGAACGTCTGAAATATGTAGCCGATCTTGCGGTTTCGCAGCCACGCCAGCTCGTAGGCGTCAAGCTGCGAGATGTCCACCTCGTCGATGAACACCTTGCCGTCCGAAGGTTTGTCCAGCCCGCCGATCATGTTGAACAGCGTGGACTTCCCCGAACCCGAAGGCCCCATGATGGAGATGTACTCCCCGGAATAGATTTCAAGGTCCACGCCCTTGAGTGCCTCGACCTCCACCTTGCCCATGGTGAACGTCTTCCTGACCTTGACGACGCGGACGATGACGTGCTTGTCCTGATTCATCGCTCTCCCTTAATGTTCCGCCCGGATGGCATTCACCGGCCGCATTCGGGCGGCCACCACCGCGGGATACAGCACTCCCGCCACACTGAGCAGCAAACCGCCGAGCAAGGCGGCTCCCAACGACAACCCAAGGCTCCCCAACGGTATCGACGTCACCGCATCGAACCCGAAGCGAATCCACCCCGTCAGCCAGGCAAAAAGCCCGCCGGCAAGCGCCCCTGCCAGCGAACCGGAAATCCCCTGCATGGCGGCCTCCAAAAGAAAAAGCCGCAACACGATCGTATCCAGCGCACCAAGACATTTCATGACGCCGATCTCACGGAACCGCTCGGTCACCGACATGAGCTGCGCATTCACGATCCCCACCACGCAAACCAGCATGGAGAGAAACACGATCCACCGCTCCTTCGGCGTCATCGCCACCGTGCCCGACTCGGCCCGAACATCATACCCGGCATCCAGAAGCCTCTTCGCCGCTTCCTCGCCGCCGCTGACCAGAACGCCCTCGGCAACGTTGATACTTACCAGAACGAAAGCCAGAAACGCCACCGCCAACACCAAACTGCTCACCGTGATCATCGAACGGAAAAACCGCACGCGCAAACTCTTGAAGCTGATCTCAAACGATTTGCTCCAAGGCAACACAATGGCACGACGTATGCCCTTCCTGTCGTTCGAACCGAAAACTGTTTTTTCCATGTTCCTCGACACTAAGCGGTTATGCGCCTGAAAACAAGACCCGGATGCCCTTTTTCACTACACCTTCAATTAAGCCTTTGTGTCACCGGCGGGCCCTTCAGGCGGCCCAAAGGGGCGGGGCCCCCTTTGGAAACCCTGAGTTGTCAGCAGGGTTGCAACTGCTGGGGCCATGGGACCGCATACCCCGCGTTCAAGCTGCAACCCCGCTAACGGGAATTTATGGCTTTGTGGGTCTTGGCTGAACGACTTGGAATTGCTTGGGCTGTTACATTTTTCAAAGCATACGCCCACCGTCAGCCTCCGCCAAGCCGCTTACGAGCTTTGGCTTTCGAAAAGCATCAATGCGGCTTGGNAAGCCAAAACGTTTTGGAAGGAGGAGGGGAAGGAGTCCAGAGGAAGGGGAGGAGGGAACCTTTTGGAAAAGGTTCCCTCCTCCCCTTCCTCTGGCCGCCGGAGGCACACTATAACCCGAAAAACCGTGTTGCGGTCTTCCCGGTTTCTTCCCAGACGGTTTCGGCCGGGAGCCCTTTAAGTTCGGCAATGAAGGCGGCGGTGAAGCCGGTGAGCGCTGGATGATTGCGTTTGCCGCGCCAGGGCTCCGGGGAGAGGAACGGACAGTCGCTTTCCACGACCATACGGTCGAGGGGAATGATGGTCGCGGCTTCGCGCAGTTCGTCGTTCTTGCGATAGGTGACGGGACCGGGGATGGAGATGGTCCAGCCGAGGTCGAGCAGTTCGCGAGCGAAGTCTGGACCGGAGCCGAAACAGTGCCAGAGCACGGGCTTTCCTGCGAAGCCGCATTCCTTGAGCACGGCTACAGCATCGTCGTGCGCGTCCCGGGAATGGATGACCGGGGGCAGCTTCAGTTCTTTGGCGAGTTCGAGCTGTTCGGCGAAAGCGCGTTTCTGGACGTCGTGCGGAACGCGTTCCCAGTAATAGTCGAGGCCGATTTCACCGACTGCCTTGAGACGCGGCTCCGAGCGGAACAGGTCGCGCATCCGTTCGATCTGGGACGGCACGTAGCTGGCGGAATCGTTGGGATGAACGCCGAGCAGGAAGAATATTTCCGGATGGTTATCGAAAAGTGAGCGATTGGCCTCGTAAGCATCGGGGCCAAGGAAGACGTTTCCAATATGCTTGATGCCGCAGGCACGGGCGCGGTCGAGAATGGCCTCGCGGTCCTCGTCGAACTCCTCAAGATCCATATGGGCGTGGGATTCGACGCCGACGGCGGGCAGGCCGAGGGTTTCCGGTTCGGGTCTGTTCTTCTTTTTCTTTTTTGCCATGACGGGACGGTCATACTCCCAAGCGGACCGGGAATCAACGCCCGTTTCTAGCTAAGCAGACGCAGG harbors:
- a CDS encoding ABC transporter ATP-binding protein encodes the protein MNQDKHVIVRVVKVRKTFTMGKVEVEALKGVDLEIYSGEYISIMGPSGSGKSTLFNMIGGLDKPSDGKVFIDEVDISQLDAYELAWLRNRKIGYIFQTFNLIPVMSALENVTLPMTFAGMNEDDARDKGMELLELVGLQKRHDHKPLELSGGQQQRVAIARALANDPSIILADEPTGNLDLTTGEEAIEILRSLSADRGVTIISATHDYKMLNVSDRVVWIRDGMVDRVENREELDISVGGIQQPGKGS
- a CDS encoding TatD family hydrolase, which translates into the protein MAKKKKKNRPEPETLGLPAVGVESHAHMDLEEFDEDREAILDRARACGIKHIGNVFLGPDAYEANRSLFDNHPEIFFLLGVHPNDSASYVPSQIERMRDLFRSEPRLKAVGEIGLDYYWERVPHDVQKRAFAEQLELAKELKLPPVIHSRDAHDDAVAVLKECGFAGKPVLWHCFGSGPDFARELLDLGWTISIPGPVTYRKNDELREAATIIPLDRMVVESDCPFLSPEPWRGKRNHPALTGFTAAFIAELKGLPAETVWEETGKTATRFFGL
- a CDS encoding ABC transporter permease — translated: MEKTVFGSNDRKGIRRAIVLPWSKSFEISFKSLRVRFFRSMITVSSLVLAVAFLAFVLVSINVAEGVLVSGGEEAAKRLLDAGYDVRAESGTVAMTPKERWIVFLSMLVCVVGIVNAQLMSVTERFREIGVMKCLGALDTIVLRLFLLEAAMQGISGSLAGALAGGLFAWLTGWIRFGFDAVTSIPLGSLGLSLGAALLGGLLLSVAGVLYPAVVAARMRPVNAIRAEH